The nucleotide sequence AAAGCAATGGTGCAAGATGCTGTCAACCGTTGGTGGTGGCCATCTTTAATGATGTTTGGGCCACATGATAAAGATTCGCCGAATAGTGATGATTTGATGCGCTGGAAAGTTAAATTGAAAAGCAATGACCAACTGCGCCAGAGATTTATCGATATGACAGTTGAGCAGGCCCATGCGATGGGTTTAAGTATACCTGACAAGGATTTAAAGTTTAATGATCAGTCCGGGCATTGGGAAATTGGGCCAATTAGCTGGGATGAATTTAAGGCCGTGATTAGTGGCAATGGCCCCTGTAACAGCGAACGAATAGCTGCGAGAAATAAAGCTCATGAGGCTGGTAAATGGGTTAGAGACGCAGCAATGGCCTATGCTGACAAAGGCAATAAAGATAATAAGTTAGCCGCTTAGAATTAGCCGAAAATTAGCCACAAGGGATTATAAGTTTTAACTTAGATGAAATGAAAGAGTAAATTTTTATGGCAAATCAAATAACAGATCTGTGGGAAGTTTTTACTCAAGAACAGCACGGCGCAGCGCATGTTCATGCCGGGAGCCTGCATGCCCCGGATGCAACACTTGCTTTGCAGAATGCCCGCGATGTTTTTGGCCGCCGAGGGAAAGTTGTAAATATTTGGGTAGTCGCTTCACACGCAATCACTGCTTCTGAATCTTTGGTTGACCCTGAGGAGCTTGACCATAATAAGGTTTATCGTCATCCA is from bacterium and encodes:
- the paaB gene encoding 1,2-phenylacetyl-CoA epoxidase subunit B translates to MANQITDLWEVFTQEQHGAAHVHAGSLHAPDATLALQNARDVFGRRGKVVNIWVVASHAITASESLVDPEELDHNKVYRHPQFYEIPKGMKNV